Below is a window of Rhodopseudomonas sp. P2A-2r DNA.
GCTGATATAAGTGACATTCTCGTGCACGACCAACGGCGAGTAGTTTCCACCCACCTTGATCTCACCGCCGAAATCATAGCCGAGTTCAACGGCAATTTGTCGGAAGCGGTCTTCTCTGCTCATTTTCTTGTATTCCATCGTCAGCACTGATTTTCACCGGTGCACTAAACCAGTCTGACGATGCACACAATTCAAGTCTTCCTGAAACCATATATCCGTGGGGTGCCTATTCCACGGTCACCGACTTGGCCAGGTTGCGCGGCTGATCGACGTCGGTACCCATGATCACAGCCGTATGATAGGCCAGCAGCTGCACGGGAATGGCGTAGACCAGCGGCGTGAAGGTCGCGGCCATGTCGGGCATCACGATGGTCACCAGCGAATCGACGGTGGCCTCCTCCGCGCCCTTGGCGTCGGTCATCAGGATGATCTTGCCGCCGCGCGCGGCGACCTCCTGCATGTTGGATACGGTCTTCTCGAACACCAGATCGAACGGCGCGATCACCACCACCGGCATGTTCTCGTCGATCAGCGCGATCGGCCCATGCTTGAGCTCGCCGGCCGCGTAGCCTTCCGCGTGAATGTAGGAGATTTCCTTCAGCTTCAGCGCGCCTTCCAGCGCCAGCGGATAGGAGGTGCCGCGGCCGAGATAGAGCACATCCTTGCACTTGGCGATGTCGCGCGCGAGCTTCTCGATCTGCGGCTCGGTGGTCAGCGCCTCGGCCATCAGCCGCGGGACCTCCACCAGCGCATGCACCAGTTTGGCCTCGTCTTGATCCGACAATTCGCCGCGCGCCTTGCCGGCGGCGACAGCCAATGCGGCCAGCACCATCAGCTGACAGGTGAACGCCTTGGTCGAGGCAACACCGATTTCAGGCCCGGCCAGCGTCGGCATCACCGTCTCGCTTTCGCGGGCGATGGTCGAGGTCGCCACGTTGACCACCGACAGGGTGTGCATGCCCTGCTCCTTGGCGTAGCGCAACGCCGCCAGGGTGTCGGCGGTCTCGCCGGACTGCGAGATGAAGATCGCCAGGTCACCCTTGCGGACCGGCGCTTCGCGGTAGCGGAATTCGGAGGCGACATCGAGCTCGACCGGCACCCGGCCGAGCCGCTCGAACCAGTACTTGGCCACGTAGCCGGCATAGCTGGCAGTGCCGCAGGCGGTGATCGAGATGCGCTGGATGTCCTTGAAATCGAACGGCAGCGTCGTCGGCAGCAGAACCCGTTCGCTGGCCATGTCGACATAGCGGGCCAGCGTGTGGCCGACCACTTCCGGCTGCTCGTGGATTTCCTTGGCCATGAAGTGGCGGTAGTTGGCCTTGTCGACCATGAAGGACGACGCGCCTGACTTCAGCACGTCGCGCTTGACGACCGCGCCATGCTCATCGTGCACCACAGCGCCCTTGCGGTTCAGCACCACCCAGTCGCCGTCCTCGAGATAGCTGATATCGTCGGTGAACGGCGCTAGCGCGATGGCATCGGAGCCAAGATACATTTCGCCATCGCCATAGCCGACCGCCAGCGGCGAGCCCTTTCGCGCGCCGATCAGCAGGTTCGGATGATCCTTGAACAGGAACGCCAGCGCGAACGCGCCGCGCAACTGCGGCAGCGACGCCTTGACGGCGTCGGGAGGCGACATCCCCTGCAGGATGTACGAATTGACCAGATGGGCAACGACCTCGGTA
It encodes the following:
- the glmS gene encoding glutamine--fructose-6-phosphate transaminase (isomerizing) — translated: MCGIVGILGRGPVADQIVDSLKRLEYRGYDSAGVATLEGDHLERRRAEGKLKNLEAALGKSPLAGHIGIGHTRWATHGKPTVANAHPHAAGGVAVVHNGIIENFRELRIQLEAQGASFASETDTEVVAHLVNSYILQGMSPPDAVKASLPQLRGAFALAFLFKDHPNLLIGARKGSPLAVGYGDGEMYLGSDAIALAPFTDDISYLEDGDWVVLNRKGAVVHDEHGAVVKRDVLKSGASSFMVDKANYRHFMAKEIHEQPEVVGHTLARYVDMASERVLLPTTLPFDFKDIQRISITACGTASYAGYVAKYWFERLGRVPVELDVASEFRYREAPVRKGDLAIFISQSGETADTLAALRYAKEQGMHTLSVVNVATSTIARESETVMPTLAGPEIGVASTKAFTCQLMVLAALAVAAGKARGELSDQDEAKLVHALVEVPRLMAEALTTEPQIEKLARDIAKCKDVLYLGRGTSYPLALEGALKLKEISYIHAEGYAAGELKHGPIALIDENMPVVVIAPFDLVFEKTVSNMQEVAARGGKIILMTDAKGAEEATVDSLVTIVMPDMAATFTPLVYAIPVQLLAYHTAVIMGTDVDQPRNLAKSVTVE